A genome region from bacterium includes the following:
- a CDS encoding RNA polymerase subunit sigma-24, with protein MATTTVKRKRRAPQHVEVPELKLAEATDGELVAAHLGGHPGAFTELYDRYRDKLVQFIARKTGDRDRAEDLVQEAFIRVTRHLHRFDQSKKFSTWIYTICSNLAKNELRNRSRNPLVLFQKLTTHWEPEHRPLQFEDSSLRPDSLYRKRYLQEIVEKTVEELPEHHRLVFKLRELEGKSYEEIAEITGVNLGTVKSRLHRARTSFAERIEPLLN; from the coding sequence ATGGCCACGACGACCGTGAAGCGGAAGCGGCGGGCGCCGCAGCACGTCGAGGTGCCGGAGCTCAAGCTGGCGGAGGCGACGGACGGCGAGCTGGTGGCTGCGCACCTGGGCGGTCACCCGGGCGCGTTCACGGAGCTGTATGACCGCTACCGTGACAAGCTGGTCCAGTTCATTGCGCGGAAGACGGGTGATCGCGATCGGGCGGAGGACCTGGTGCAGGAGGCGTTCATCCGGGTGACGCGGCACCTGCACCGGTTCGACCAGTCGAAGAAGTTCTCGACCTGGATCTACACGATCTGCTCGAACCTGGCGAAGAACGAGCTTCGGAACCGCTCGCGGAACCCGCTGGTGTTGTTCCAGAAGCTGACGACGCACTGGGAGCCTGAGCATCGGCCGCTCCAGTTCGAGGACTCCTCGTTGCGACCCGACAGTCTGTACCGGAAGCGGTACCTCCAGGAGATCGTCGAGAAGACGGTCGAGGAGCTGCCGGAGCACCACCGTCTGGTGTTCAAGCTGCGGGAGCTGGAGGGCAAGAGCTACGAGGAGATCGCGGAGATCACGGGCGTGAACCTGGGGACGGTGAAGAGCCGGTTGCACCGGGCGCGCACGAGCTTCGCCGAGCGGATCGAGCCGCTGCTGAACTGA
- a CDS encoding peroxiredoxin — MPVRSATAEWSGTLREGQGKMRMQSGAYEGPYSFASRFEEGQGTNPEELLAAAHAGCFSMALSAGLSRAGLQPERIETTAKVHLEKAGDGFAITRVELATQGRVPGIDEATFREYAEAAKQNCPVSKLFAGAEIQLTEVSLIS, encoded by the coding sequence ATGCCGGTACGGTCTGCGACGGCGGAGTGGTCGGGGACGTTGAGGGAGGGGCAGGGCAAGATGCGGATGCAGAGCGGGGCGTACGAGGGGCCGTACTCGTTCGCGTCGCGCTTCGAGGAAGGGCAGGGCACGAACCCGGAGGAGCTGCTCGCGGCGGCGCACGCGGGTTGCTTCTCGATGGCGCTCTCGGCGGGGCTGTCGCGTGCCGGGCTCCAACCGGAGCGGATCGAGACGACGGCCAAGGTGCACCTGGAGAAGGCGGGGGACGGTTTCGCGATCACGCGGGTCGAGCTGGCGACGCAGGGGCGGGTTCCGGGGATCGACGAGGCGACGTTCCGCGAGTACGCCGAGGCGGCGAAGCAGAATTGTCCGGTGTCGAAGCTGTTTGCGGGGGCGGAGATCCAGCTGACGGAAGTGAGTCTGATCTCCTGA
- a CDS encoding nucleoside deaminase yields MAPLPRIRIEVPAWASELVDWDRAYTSDEERMDLAIALARENVLREGGGPFGAAVFEADSGRPVGVGVNLVMALNNSVLHAETVALMLAQQRLGSYTLRAPGMPAHELVASCDPCAMCLGATLWSGVTRLVCGAAREDAVAIGFDEGPVFPASYEYLEERGIAITRGVRRAEARAVLELYRDRGGIVYNA; encoded by the coding sequence ATGGCACCGCTCCCGCGCATCCGCATCGAGGTGCCGGCCTGGGCCTCGGAACTCGTGGACTGGGACCGCGCCTACACGTCGGACGAGGAACGGATGGACCTCGCCATCGCGCTCGCCCGCGAGAACGTCCTGCGCGAGGGCGGCGGGCCGTTCGGCGCGGCGGTCTTCGAGGCGGACTCGGGCCGCCCGGTCGGTGTGGGGGTGAACCTGGTGATGGCGCTGAACAACAGCGTGCTGCACGCGGAGACCGTCGCCCTCATGCTGGCTCAGCAACGACTCGGATCCTACACACTCCGCGCCCCGGGCATGCCGGCCCACGAGCTGGTGGCCTCCTGCGACCCGTGCGCCATGTGCCTCGGCGCCACGCTGTGGAGCGGCGTGACGCGGCTGGTGTGTGGCGCCGCACGGGAAGACGCCGTCGCCATCGGCTTCGACGAAGGGCCGGTCTTCCCCGCCTCCTACGAGTACCTGGAGGAGCGCGGCATCGCCATCACGCGTGGCGTGCGCCGCGCCGAGGCCCGCGCCGTACTCGAGCTCTATCGCGACCGCGGCGGCATCGTCTACAACGCCTGA